In Allomuricauda ruestringensis DSM 13258, the following proteins share a genomic window:
- a CDS encoding response regulator, which translates to MEPKRVLIVEDEPLTCHALKLALDDISQKDPGPEFEVAIYHTYGEAQDFISSNNMVHLALLDFTLGPDTSATGFNLAKLLRASATNAKIIFLTSISDRHQYYTIFREINPEGFIIKSELDFKGIEGALTRVISGETYFSPSIQDFLRKEMSIPKEVEDVDRQLLFLLSKGAGTRDLSEELKMSPSGIEWRKRRLARLFGLESGQTLPLIESAKTKGLL; encoded by the coding sequence TTGGAACCAAAAAGAGTACTGATCGTAGAGGACGAGCCCTTGACCTGTCATGCCCTTAAATTGGCATTGGACGATATTTCACAAAAGGACCCTGGCCCAGAATTTGAAGTTGCAATCTACCATACCTATGGTGAAGCCCAAGATTTCATTAGTTCCAACAACATGGTGCATCTTGCTCTATTGGATTTCACGTTGGGACCCGATACCAGTGCCACAGGGTTCAATCTTGCCAAACTTTTAAGAGCATCGGCTACCAATGCCAAAATAATATTCCTCACGTCCATCAGTGATCGGCACCAGTATTACACCATTTTCAGGGAGATCAACCCAGAAGGCTTTATTATCAAGAGCGAATTGGATTTTAAGGGGATTGAAGGAGCCTTGACCAGGGTAATTTCCGGAGAAACCTATTTCAGTCCATCGATCCAGGATTTTTTGAGAAAGGAAATGTCAATACCGAAGGAGGTCGAGGATGTGGACCGACAGCTTTTGTTCCTGTTGTCCAAAGGGGCCGGTACCCGTGACCTTTCAGAGGAACTCAAAATGTCCCCTTCAGGAATCGAATGGCGAAAACGAAGGCTTGCCAGGTTGTTTGGACTTGAAAGCGGACAGACCCTTCCCCTTATCGAAAGCGCCAAGACCAAAGGTCTTTTATAG
- a CDS encoding ParB/RepB/Spo0J family partition protein, protein MEAQTKQRATRKKSKGQSTKRPEIKTARKVAVAPQIQILDIGLISPDPDQPRKTFDEQNLNQLAQSISEHGVLQPITVRKFEEGYTIVMGERRYRASKLVGKPTIPAMVREFADNDVLEVQIIENLQRKDVEPTEEAEAIQFLLDRYEPSEIAKRLGRSENYIRQRIKLASLIEGFKPFVRNGEMTLGLAVAVALFEPGEQQLILESLEGDFQPHRVKRMVDSRTFDLTRAPFALDDKTLVPKAGACTMCPFNAANQGNLFGEGKMVCTRTSCFENKRTKTFMKLLKRVKKEGLKLVPNISKYWLDEERNQWVMAQMEKEGLQVHLTNELEILKEPAEPTLENIKEEHRHYEYTKEELTEFLDEAKESFTEEKEAWDNAIEHGFEKGILLETDTYLTQTIFVKVREEVNQAGSGSKPLEKRKMAECTPAEQIIKINSRELRKKQIENNHLFKEVVDMIRETNYIEQKKALSKDEMVAICISLFENNIGFYAQREHFVGFLGDDTKLSYEDSVAQFKKDFKKESFYKLLRYLLTRQVHLGESNHTNDLTNQSFYVAMQSFYKDNISVIEETYNEKRKKREARIKERVAALEERAKLLEE, encoded by the coding sequence ATGGAAGCACAAACAAAACAAAGAGCGACCCGAAAGAAAAGCAAGGGGCAATCAACAAAAAGACCGGAAATCAAAACTGCTAGAAAAGTAGCCGTAGCTCCACAAATCCAAATACTGGACATCGGATTAATTTCCCCCGATCCCGACCAACCGAGGAAAACCTTTGATGAGCAAAACCTGAATCAGTTGGCCCAGAGTATTTCAGAACATGGGGTATTGCAGCCGATCACGGTCCGTAAATTTGAGGAAGGCTATACCATTGTTATGGGGGAACGAAGGTATCGGGCCAGTAAATTGGTAGGGAAACCGACTATTCCTGCCATGGTCAGGGAGTTTGCGGACAACGATGTCCTAGAGGTACAGATCATCGAGAATCTGCAACGCAAGGATGTGGAACCCACAGAGGAGGCTGAGGCCATCCAGTTTCTGTTGGATCGGTACGAACCTTCAGAAATTGCCAAACGTCTAGGCCGTTCGGAAAACTATATCCGGCAGCGTATCAAATTAGCCAGCTTGATTGAAGGATTTAAGCCCTTTGTACGAAATGGGGAAATGACCTTGGGCCTTGCTGTGGCAGTGGCCCTGTTTGAACCAGGGGAACAGCAGCTGATTCTGGAGAGCCTAGAAGGTGATTTTCAGCCTCATCGAGTTAAACGGATGGTTGATAGCCGGACCTTTGATCTGACCAGGGCCCCCTTTGCTTTGGACGATAAAACTTTGGTACCCAAAGCAGGGGCGTGTACTATGTGTCCCTTCAACGCTGCCAACCAAGGGAACCTATTCGGGGAAGGAAAGATGGTCTGTACCCGGACATCCTGTTTTGAGAACAAAAGGACCAAGACTTTTATGAAACTCTTGAAAAGAGTGAAAAAAGAGGGATTGAAACTGGTGCCCAACATTAGTAAATACTGGTTGGATGAAGAACGCAACCAATGGGTCATGGCCCAGATGGAAAAAGAAGGTCTTCAGGTACATTTGACCAATGAACTGGAAATTTTAAAGGAGCCTGCCGAGCCTACTCTGGAAAACATTAAAGAGGAACATCGGCACTATGAATACACCAAAGAAGAATTGACCGAATTCTTAGACGAGGCCAAGGAATCTTTTACCGAGGAAAAGGAAGCTTGGGACAATGCCATAGAACATGGATTTGAAAAGGGTATCCTACTGGAAACGGACACCTATTTGACCCAGACCATTTTTGTGAAGGTCAGGGAGGAAGTCAATCAAGCAGGTTCAGGCTCCAAGCCCTTGGAGAAACGAAAGATGGCCGAGTGTACTCCAGCCGAACAGATCATAAAGATCAATTCCCGGGAACTGCGAAAAAAGCAGATTGAAAACAACCACCTGTTCAAGGAGGTGGTGGACATGATTCGTGAGACCAATTATATCGAACAAAAGAAAGCCCTGTCCAAGGATGAAATGGTGGCCATCTGCATTTCATTGTTCGAGAACAATATTGGGTTTTACGCCCAAAGAGAGCATTTTGTGGGATTTCTTGGGGATGATACCAAGTTATCTTATGAAGATTCGGTGGCGCAATTCAAAAAGGACTTCAAAAAGGAGTCGTTTTATAAACTACTTCGGTACCTGTTGACCAGACAAGTGCATCTGGGGGAAAGCAACCATACCAATGACCTGACCAATCAATCCTTCTATGTGGCGATGCAAAGCTTTTACAAGGACAATATCTCCGTCATTGAGGAAACCTATAATGAAAAGCGCAAAAAGCGAGAGGCACGGATAAAGGAAAGGGTGGCAGCGTTGGAAGAACGGGCCAAGTTGTTGGAAGAATAG
- the traM gene encoding conjugative transposon protein TraM has translation MKVEKNKIVFAAVILCVVLFIVGYAMMALGGDEEPSIDINQIPVPELGEEQEQYKTKLEALDAIKEERQTNAPSIYDEGFLDSTGVYDPDLMEKKKMRIIDSIYNEGRIDYSEGTYRNPKTGKVALGNTKRDTASTSKKVDDKDPSIEVKELGLEHQLFFASDPMEQPLEMNGTTNAQILVRVDGTQTVRQHYRLRMRLLEDVMINGTVIPRNTAIYGFVRFKPNRAIIAINSIEHSPVRLAAYDFQDGSEGIYIENSFRAEARQEVVGDAIDDINIGGVPQVRSIKSLFQRDNRQVKVTVMDNYQLILKVLKGQ, from the coding sequence ATGAAAGTAGAGAAAAATAAGATTGTCTTTGCGGCAGTCATACTTTGCGTGGTCCTGTTCATTGTGGGCTATGCAATGATGGCATTGGGCGGGGACGAAGAGCCAAGTATTGATATTAACCAAATTCCCGTGCCGGAACTGGGGGAGGAGCAGGAGCAGTACAAAACCAAACTGGAGGCCCTGGATGCCATCAAGGAAGAGCGGCAGACCAACGCCCCGAGCATTTATGACGAGGGCTTCTTGGATTCTACGGGTGTATACGACCCGGACCTGATGGAAAAGAAAAAGATGCGGATCATTGACAGTATCTACAACGAAGGGCGCATTGATTACTCGGAAGGAACATACCGGAATCCCAAGACAGGGAAAGTGGCATTGGGCAATACCAAACGGGATACGGCATCAACTTCTAAAAAAGTTGATGACAAAGACCCATCCATTGAAGTGAAGGAATTGGGACTGGAGCACCAGTTGTTCTTTGCTTCAGATCCCATGGAACAGCCCTTGGAGATGAATGGAACCACGAATGCCCAGATCCTGGTCAGGGTGGATGGCACCCAAACGGTACGCCAGCATTATCGGTTACGGATGCGGCTCTTGGAAGATGTTATGATCAATGGAACTGTGATTCCAAGAAACACGGCCATTTACGGATTCGTGAGATTTAAGCCCAACAGGGCAATAATTGCCATTAATAGTATCGAGCATAGTCCCGTTAGATTGGCCGCTTACGATTTTCAGGATGGCAGTGAGGGCATCTACATCGAGAACAGTTTTCGGGCGGAGGCCAGGCAGGAAGTGGTGGGGGATGCCATTGACGACATCAATATCGGTGGAGTGCCGCAGGTAAGGAGCATCAAATCACTTTTTCAAAGGGACAACCGACAAGTCAAGGTGACCGTCATGGACAATTATCAACTCATATTAAAAGTCCTTAAGGGACAGTAA
- a CDS encoding T9SS type A sorting domain-containing protein, with product MNRNPIMALIAIVLCISLHAQEVDNDSILKSVEDYIYLGDLDRRESKRVFTKVKELSEAGDAAATCLLGILYKDGIGTQLSFDRAREQFRIAHEMGNAKASYSLGYLYLKGLGNISQDYTKAVEWFTISDHPMAKHWLAKMYYFGYGVPKDRARALDILSNNPIYNSEVLLGQLENLDVIKDSTAQEEIEDGELFEAMADGQREILSIAPTEMGTIPESITGNWKGQWVEMDWSGTWMIRNFPASLTVGEVSDVYGTVESTIQVGESSTTSEAIWRNGDLTIFDGQVTIEKQFTDHPDYTTLDYGLNSMSFTVRNLEGTDYLLGRLESQILNWSEPGPPILMVLTREGTPISEEALAAFAEQGDSFIKLYPNPFMDDLLIHYGLESDAHVQVRLMDYYGGANVENVANGFLRAGEHVHTISNGSLKSGIYVVQVQVNDRLYTKLVIKR from the coding sequence ATGAACAGAAATCCGATCATGGCACTTATTGCCATAGTATTATGTATATCCCTCCATGCGCAGGAAGTGGACAACGATTCCATTCTGAAATCCGTAGAGGACTATATCTACCTTGGGGACCTTGACAGAAGGGAATCAAAGCGTGTTTTTACCAAGGTAAAGGAGCTTTCAGAAGCAGGGGATGCAGCGGCTACATGCCTGCTCGGTATCCTGTACAAAGACGGTATTGGGACCCAGCTAAGTTTTGATAGAGCCCGGGAGCAGTTCAGGATAGCCCATGAAATGGGCAATGCCAAGGCCAGCTACAGTTTGGGTTACCTATACCTTAAAGGCTTGGGGAACATCTCTCAGGATTATACCAAGGCCGTGGAATGGTTCACCATAAGCGACCACCCCATGGCCAAGCACTGGTTGGCAAAGATGTACTATTTCGGATATGGGGTTCCGAAGGACAGGGCAAGGGCTTTGGACATCTTAAGCAACAACCCCATTTACAATAGTGAGGTACTATTGGGCCAATTGGAAAATTTGGATGTAATAAAGGATTCAACTGCTCAAGAGGAAATAGAGGATGGGGAATTGTTTGAGGCCATGGCCGATGGGCAAAGGGAAATCCTTTCCATTGCACCAACTGAAATGGGAACCATTCCGGAATCCATTACAGGAAATTGGAAAGGCCAATGGGTGGAAATGGACTGGTCGGGGACATGGATGATCCGAAATTTTCCCGCAAGTTTGACCGTTGGGGAGGTTTCTGATGTCTACGGAACCGTGGAAAGCACCATTCAAGTAGGAGAGAGTTCCACGACCAGCGAGGCCATTTGGAGGAACGGAGATCTGACCATTTTTGATGGGCAGGTGACCATCGAGAAGCAATTTACCGACCATCCCGATTATACAACCCTCGATTACGGATTAAACTCTATGTCTTTTACCGTGAGGAATTTGGAGGGTACTGATTACCTATTGGGAAGATTGGAATCACAGATTCTGAATTGGTCAGAACCCGGTCCACCGATATTGATGGTACTGACCCGTGAAGGTACCCCGATTTCCGAAGAGGCCCTGGCCGCCTTTGCCGAACAGGGGGACAGCTTTATCAAACTGTACCCGAATCCCTTTATGGATGACCTTCTTATCCATTATGGACTGGAATCCGATGCCCATGTACAGGTAAGGCTCATGGACTATTATGGTGGTGCCAATGTGGAAAACGTGGCCAATGGTTTTCTAAGGGCAGGTGAGCATGTCCATACCATTTCCAATGGTTCCCTGAAATCTGGAATCTATGTCGTTCAGGTCCAAGTCAATGACAGATTGTATACAAAATTGGTAATCAAACGATAA
- a CDS encoding DUF4138 domain-containing protein, which produces MKTVIIISLLAFTSSLSAQKVLDTIYANEHKNVALFFPNPIRQGIVGSSNFVFTYNRQKEQHFGLLQARPGEESNLLVLTKGGRVYSYILKYQKELNKLNRFVAGSESIGTEKPLVIPKELDNRQLDSITELREYFQRFCNYLLKAKNERLATKRKRGIKLQLQKVAYNGNVTYLVMEVSNTSTIDFEVDYIKVYSVTGTKKKRASQQKLEIMPIHRYKMPPSIKKGESKRFVYVLPKFVLDKGEHLEVELHELRGHRKIVLIDR; this is translated from the coding sequence ATGAAAACAGTAATTATTATATCGCTATTGGCATTCACCAGTTCATTAAGCGCACAGAAAGTTTTGGATACCATCTACGCCAACGAGCATAAAAATGTGGCCCTGTTCTTTCCAAATCCCATCCGACAGGGCATTGTAGGTTCTTCAAATTTCGTGTTTACCTATAACAGGCAAAAAGAGCAGCACTTTGGATTGTTGCAAGCAAGGCCGGGAGAGGAGAGTAACCTATTGGTGTTGACCAAGGGAGGTAGGGTGTATTCATATATCCTTAAATACCAAAAGGAGCTTAATAAGCTGAATCGCTTCGTGGCCGGTTCTGAAAGCATTGGAACTGAGAAACCACTCGTAATCCCAAAGGAACTGGATAACAGGCAGCTTGACAGTATTACCGAACTTAGGGAATATTTTCAACGTTTTTGCAACTACCTTTTAAAGGCCAAGAACGAGAGATTGGCCACCAAACGAAAAAGGGGAATCAAGCTTCAATTACAGAAAGTGGCATACAATGGGAATGTGACCTATTTGGTAATGGAAGTGTCAAATACATCAACTATAGATTTTGAGGTGGACTATATAAAAGTTTATAGTGTTACCGGGACCAAAAAGAAGAGGGCATCCCAGCAAAAATTGGAGATTATGCCGATACATCGATACAAAATGCCCCCTTCTATCAAGAAGGGAGAATCCAAAAGGTTCGTGTATGTATTGCCCAAGTTCGTATTGGACAAGGGAGAGCATTTGGAAGTGGAATTGCATGAGTTAAGGGGGCACCGAAAGATAGTGCTCATTGACCGTTGA
- a CDS encoding AHH domain-containing protein has translation MKNLYITILFLSFFLLAGKATYAQYELHYYDKQAAIDAEKADVSGTIIKKPVAKTEENPFNFEITYNNMQVLLDLQSAISIAQQKAVDDWLKKQEANFTKEINRQLGTNHTDFGTAQKAFFKNFEKNFRRVETRARSVAYSHTKKANGFDEEQEQYTFELNLLDEWDQVKGTCGSYVEHRIDCYLFDINVRGVNLGRASGAQLTNVKNQATKDFADPEYNSALNRSWAQGLIKIINNGSLVSTMAGKHYSYYRQKGLQDRIFLMTAYLTQYNNRNSGVMSVPISRYNLPQFWESTTLLNLGKKNAPSLSLDALVFNDAYVTDVLNKQAQGVGPYPGKSPGQVAAMFNDIKERVIEEHKDEFYTESEAGLTYKLDKLTDGFLPSNGSGKLGGLDALSYNTYVLDGRGPNRFYHLNNGGWVYRSSSPRKGINGGNSFSEPSLNDDGYYYYIYNKELDGWHELLMPASGYSTTSDPYLAQVFWKGMKGVARYALPFEDVVILVNGEDFDGNEVSRVEAGVWLIIGSVPGGKILKPVAKITKAGLKISAKMVKVGSKTVKLSFKTVNGLVEFGGKSRFREIVGAISGEEAHHIIPWAWRENKVVQKAAEWGFHMNDKINGIALKKYFQGIGGVHANHPAYSDYVLRRLNLWAKQNASFTGKDAVYFLEKELIPELLELIERAEKSGLNLNDYFKNL, from the coding sequence ATGAAGAATCTATACATAACTATATTATTTCTTTCGTTCTTCCTATTAGCGGGGAAAGCAACCTATGCCCAGTACGAACTGCATTATTATGACAAGCAGGCTGCCATCGATGCGGAAAAGGCGGATGTCTCTGGCACTATAATTAAAAAACCAGTGGCCAAGACCGAGGAAAACCCCTTTAATTTTGAAATCACATATAATAACATGCAGGTTTTGCTTGATCTGCAAAGTGCAATTTCCATAGCACAACAAAAAGCGGTGGATGATTGGTTAAAAAAACAGGAGGCCAATTTCACGAAGGAAATCAATAGGCAATTAGGAACGAACCACACAGATTTTGGAACTGCTCAGAAGGCTTTCTTCAAGAATTTTGAAAAGAATTTTAGAAGGGTCGAAACACGCGCAAGATCGGTAGCGTATAGCCATACAAAGAAGGCCAATGGTTTCGACGAGGAACAAGAACAGTATACTTTTGAGCTAAACCTTCTTGATGAATGGGACCAAGTAAAGGGAACTTGTGGATCATACGTAGAACACCGAATAGACTGTTACTTATTTGATATCAATGTCAGAGGGGTCAATTTGGGCCGAGCTAGTGGAGCCCAGCTCACAAATGTTAAAAATCAGGCCACCAAGGATTTTGCTGATCCGGAATATAATTCGGCATTAAACCGTTCTTGGGCACAGGGCTTGATTAAAATAATTAACAATGGGAGTTTGGTCAGTACTATGGCCGGCAAGCATTATTCTTATTATAGACAAAAAGGACTTCAGGACAGGATATTTCTGATGACCGCCTACTTGACCCAGTACAATAACCGTAATTCAGGAGTTATGTCGGTTCCGATTTCAAGATATAACCTTCCGCAGTTCTGGGAATCCACGACACTTTTGAACTTAGGTAAAAAGAATGCCCCAAGCTTATCGCTTGATGCCCTGGTCTTCAATGACGCCTATGTTACAGATGTCCTGAACAAGCAAGCCCAAGGGGTTGGTCCTTACCCTGGAAAATCACCAGGCCAGGTGGCGGCAATGTTCAACGATATCAAAGAGAGGGTAATCGAGGAGCACAAGGATGAGTTTTACACCGAGAGCGAGGCGGGACTGACCTATAAATTGGACAAATTAACGGATGGGTTTCTACCCTCCAATGGTTCGGGTAAATTGGGAGGTTTGGATGCACTGTCCTACAATACCTATGTTTTGGATGGAAGGGGACCTAATAGATTTTACCATCTCAATAATGGCGGTTGGGTTTATCGTTCCAGTTCCCCAAGAAAGGGGATAAACGGGGGGAATTCTTTTTCAGAGCCGAGCCTAAACGATGATGGTTACTACTATTACATTTATAACAAGGAACTTGATGGGTGGCACGAGCTCCTGATGCCTGCTAGTGGTTACAGCACAACCAGTGACCCTTACTTGGCCCAGGTATTCTGGAAGGGCATGAAAGGCGTTGCTAGGTACGCCCTTCCATTTGAGGATGTTGTGATTCTTGTCAATGGAGAGGATTTTGATGGGAATGAGGTCAGCCGAGTGGAAGCAGGTGTTTGGTTGATAATTGGTTCAGTACCTGGTGGAAAAATACTGAAACCAGTGGCAAAGATTACAAAAGCCGGACTGAAAATATCTGCAAAAATGGTCAAAGTTGGAAGTAAGACCGTAAAACTATCATTCAAAACGGTAAATGGTCTTGTTGAATTTGGAGGCAAATCAAGGTTCCGTGAAATTGTCGGTGCAATATCAGGTGAAGAAGCGCACCATATTATTCCTTGGGCTTGGCGCGAAAACAAGGTTGTGCAAAAAGCAGCAGAATGGGGATTTCACATGAACGATAAAATCAATGGGATAGCACTAAAAAAATACTTTCAGGGAATAGGTGGTGTCCATGCCAACCACCCTGCCTATAGTGATTATGTGCTAAGGAGATTAAATCTTTGGGCCAAACAAAACGCTAGTTTTACAGGAAAGGATGCGGTTTATTTTCTGGAAAAGGAGTTAATCCCAGAATTGTTGGAGCTGATTGAACGAGCAGAAAAGTCTGGTTTAAATTTGAATGATTATTTTAAAAACTTATAG
- a CDS encoding imm11 family protein translates to MIILKTYSILVFMKYSKFSHSTEISQIGIFPQCELSRNVNPRAPDGIYNVPYNEFPDFIPRVEFDLAPKAKWTDIMTSGALSHGYIVSERVKEIFEKHNLPSHAFYPAKIHSGDLSKDYYWFHFFNNDFWNWVDREKSELYLRSIFPEERDDIIMEANLKKDNEGFMEMARNKPSLTDYYWEKLVFNESFPDLDIFTTLSPSMHDVISNRLLTGLEDVGITGYEVKDFCIEESNLRL, encoded by the coding sequence ATGATTATTTTAAAAACTTATAGTATTTTGGTTTTTATGAAATACTCAAAATTTAGTCATTCAACAGAAATATCACAAATTGGGATTTTTCCACAGTGTGAGTTAAGCCGCAATGTCAACCCTAGGGCTCCAGATGGGATATATAATGTTCCTTACAACGAGTTTCCTGATTTCATACCAAGAGTTGAATTCGATTTGGCCCCTAAAGCTAAATGGACGGATATAATGACATCGGGGGCATTGAGCCACGGATATATCGTAAGCGAAAGAGTTAAAGAAATATTCGAAAAGCACAACTTGCCATCCCATGCATTCTACCCAGCAAAAATCCATTCAGGAGATTTATCGAAGGATTATTACTGGTTTCATTTCTTCAATAATGATTTCTGGAATTGGGTTGATAGAGAGAAATCTGAATTGTACTTGCGGAGTATTTTTCCTGAAGAACGGGATGATATTATCATGGAGGCCAATTTAAAAAAGGATAATGAAGGGTTTATGGAGATGGCACGAAATAAACCAAGTTTAACTGATTACTATTGGGAAAAATTGGTTTTCAATGAAAGTTTTCCAGACCTCGATATTTTTACGACTTTATCTCCCAGCATGCATGATGTTATTAGTAATCGACTTTTAACTGGCTTAGAAGATGTAGGTATAACTGGATATGAGGTTAAGGATTTCTGTATAGAGGAAAGTAATTTAAGGCTTTGA
- a CDS encoding RNA polymerase sigma factor: MELKEKTSVKQGTAKNMRETYEAAFPKVARFVKKMGGSLDDAKDIFHDAMVVYYELKSKNENNIHTSEVAYILGIAKHMWIKKYNGQRIHVSLNLMENQIVIPEDYNLGVQDKKLLSLLSLTGKKCMELLRTFYFKRTALDELTKVLGYPNKHAASVQKYKCLETLRNFVKKNALSYDDFKK, from the coding sequence ATGGAACTAAAAGAAAAAACTAGCGTTAAACAGGGAACTGCCAAAAATATGAGGGAAACCTATGAAGCGGCTTTTCCAAAAGTTGCCCGATTTGTAAAAAAAATGGGGGGTTCGTTAGACGATGCAAAAGATATTTTTCACGATGCAATGGTTGTTTATTACGAACTCAAATCAAAAAATGAAAATAATATCCATACCTCCGAAGTAGCGTATATTTTGGGAATAGCCAAGCACATGTGGATTAAAAAATATAATGGCCAACGCATTCACGTTTCTTTAAACCTTATGGAAAACCAGATTGTGATTCCAGAAGATTATAATTTGGGTGTACAGGATAAAAAACTGCTTAGCTTACTGAGTTTGACAGGGAAAAAGTGCATGGAATTATTAAGGACCTTTTATTTCAAAAGAACAGCATTGGATGAGTTGACCAAGGTTTTGGGGTATCCAAACAAACACGCTGCAAGCGTCCAAAAATATAAGTGTCTAGAAACGTTAAGAAATTTCGTCAAAAAAAACGCTCTTTCGTATGATGACTTTAAAAAATAA
- a CDS encoding ClpP family protease: MVVDNTGAGERAFDIYSLLLKERIIFLNGPIESKLAGVVIAQLLYLNSVDGKRPINLYIQSPGGEVYSGLGIYDTMNMLTAPVHTYSIGFTGSMGTFLLSAGAKGHRYALPHSTIHMHPTGGGAKGYTEDVRIATREQERLQTQIFHIMGSNSNKTWKEIEAFFLRDKYLNAIEAKAYGIVDEILGDTSNLVALNREDFKVSFLSEDSK; this comes from the coding sequence ATGGTAGTTGATAATACGGGGGCAGGGGAAAGAGCTTTTGACATTTATAGTCTTCTTCTAAAGGAACGTATTATTTTTCTAAATGGGCCCATAGAATCAAAACTGGCAGGGGTTGTTATAGCCCAACTTCTTTATCTCAATAGTGTGGATGGTAAACGTCCGATAAACCTTTATATTCAAAGCCCTGGCGGAGAAGTTTACTCAGGTCTTGGCATATATGACACAATGAATATGCTGACCGCTCCGGTACATACTTATTCAATAGGATTTACAGGAAGTATGGGTACATTCTTGTTAAGCGCTGGTGCTAAAGGGCACAGATATGCGCTTCCGCATTCAACCATTCATATGCACCCAACGGGAGGTGGGGCCAAGGGCTATACGGAGGACGTGCGCATTGCCACAAGGGAACAGGAACGCTTACAAACCCAAATCTTTCATATAATGGGAAGTAACTCCAATAAAACGTGGAAAGAGATTGAAGCATTTTTTTTACGGGACAAATATTTAAATGCCATTGAAGCCAAAGCATATGGAATTGTTGATGAAATATTGGGTGATACAAGTAATCTTGTTGCTTTGAACAGAGAAGATTTTAAGGTGAGCTTTCTTTCGGAGGATAGTAAATAA
- a CDS encoding site-specific integrase: protein MKAKNTFAVSFFTRKSRSVANQLSIYVRITVDKKRSEISLKRNVSTKNWDNNRNRVKGSSQPIRELNSYLESVYGALLVCHKELLEENRVVTSEAIKSRFLGEDDHSKTLRELLCYHNEKMSAVLKEGTMKNYYTTERYLHRFLSKEKKVDDVFLKQLNYAFVTEFEYYLRNYRDSNKKLSLGNNGVMKHLERFKKIINLAVKLEWMEKNPFNQFQLKYHKYDREFLDEVELELLQSTELKNERLEKIRDCFVFACYTGLSYVDVKELCMENIVKGIDGNQWISTKREKTDKPVKVPLIPQAKAILQKYKNINGTGPKVGLLPINSNQKTNAYLKEVAAACGIEKHLTFHVARHTFATTVMLSNNVPIETVSKLLGHTKLSTTQIYARVVESKISEDIDDLLVRFKRKESKRNTGT from the coding sequence ATGAAAGCTAAAAACACATTCGCGGTAAGCTTCTTTACCAGAAAATCAAGGAGCGTTGCAAACCAATTATCCATTTATGTCCGCATTACCGTGGACAAAAAGCGCTCGGAAATCAGTCTCAAACGTAATGTTTCCACTAAAAATTGGGACAATAACAGAAATCGAGTTAAAGGAAGTTCCCAGCCAATAAGGGAATTGAATTCTTACTTAGAGAGCGTATATGGGGCACTGTTAGTGTGCCATAAAGAACTATTAGAAGAGAACAGGGTGGTTACATCAGAGGCCATCAAATCACGTTTTCTCGGGGAGGATGATCATAGCAAGACCTTAAGGGAACTCCTTTGTTACCACAACGAGAAGATGTCCGCTGTCCTTAAAGAAGGTACTATGAAGAACTACTATACCACGGAAAGGTATCTGCACAGATTTTTATCCAAGGAAAAAAAAGTGGATGATGTATTCCTCAAACAATTGAACTATGCCTTTGTGACCGAGTTTGAATACTACTTACGTAACTATCGAGACTCAAATAAGAAACTCTCATTGGGGAATAATGGAGTCATGAAGCATCTGGAAAGATTCAAAAAGATAATCAACCTTGCCGTAAAATTGGAGTGGATGGAGAAGAATCCGTTCAACCAATTTCAATTAAAGTATCACAAGTATGATAGAGAATTTTTGGACGAAGTGGAACTTGAATTATTACAAAGTACCGAGCTAAAAAATGAACGTTTGGAGAAGATAAGGGATTGTTTTGTTTTCGCCTGCTATACTGGCCTTTCCTATGTGGATGTGAAAGAACTCTGTATGGAGAACATTGTTAAGGGAATTGACGGCAACCAATGGATCAGTACCAAACGGGAAAAGACGGACAAGCCTGTCAAAGTTCCATTAATTCCCCAAGCAAAGGCGATTTTGCAAAAGTATAAGAATATCAATGGGACTGGACCGAAAGTGGGGCTATTGCCCATAAACTCGAACCAAAAGACCAACGCCTATCTAAAGGAAGTGGCCGCAGCATGTGGTATTGAGAAGCATTTAACCTTTCATGTGGCCAGGCATACTTTTGCCACTACGGTAATGCTCTCCAATAATGTACCCATTGAAACGGTCTCCAAGCTTCTGGGGCATACCAAATTATCCACGACCCAGATCTATGCCAGAGTAGTGGAGTCTAAGATAAGTGAGGATATCGATGATCTTTTGGTTCGTTTCAAGAGAAAGGAAAGCAAAAGAAATACTGGAACATAA